In the Astatotilapia calliptera chromosome 5, fAstCal1.2, whole genome shotgun sequence genome, one interval contains:
- the LOC113021760 gene encoding odorant receptor 131-2-like, translated as MNLTQVDSNATITLNYWKTFVKAVGKNVTVVVLGITINYINATMIHTFNKYHIFKLNPRYILFIHLVLNDIIQLSTSISLFIFSYAFHTIHVSLCLLLILPAIFTTQNTPLNIAFMAAECCVSVCIPLRYSYICTVKRTYIVIGIIWAISSLSILPDLFILLAVESSQFLQSRVVCNRDSVFRSSYSVKKRDASHALFLVLVSVTLLYTYCQILFVARCADSDTKKARNTILIHGFQVLLCTTVYVQPPLIKLLVYFFPEGLSDINFATFVINQVLPRLGSPIIYGLRDKTFRKFLKRHLCAVNNLPKIIRSS; from the exons ATGAATTTGACACAAGTTGACAGCAATGCAACAATAACTTTGAATTACTGGAagacatttgtcaaagctgttGGCAAGAATGTGACCGTTGTTGTGTTGGGCATCACCATAAACTACATTAATGCCACCATGATCCACACATTCAACAAGTATCAT ATCTTCAAGTTGAACCCTCGCTACATCCTGTTCATCCACTTGGTGTTAAACGATATCATCCAACTGTCAACCAGCATTTCCCTCTTCATCTTCTCGTACGCATTCCACACCATCCACGTCTCCCTCTGTTTGTTACTCATCTTGCCGGCGATCTTTACCACACAAAACACTCCTCTTAATATAGCTTTTATGGCAGCAGAgtgttgtgtttctgtctgcATCCCTCTTCGATACAGCTACATATGTACAGTCAAAAGAACATATATTGTAATTGGAATAATCTGGGCAATAAGTTCACTTTCCATTTTGCCAGATCTGTTCATTCTCTTGGCCGTTGAGTCTTCACAGTTCTTACAGTCGAGAGTGGTCTGCAACAGAGATTCTGTGTTTCGGAGCAGCTATAGTGTAAAGAAGAGGGATGCATCCCACGCACTGTTTCTGGTGCTAGTTTCGGTCACACTGTTGTACACTTACTGCCAAATTTTGTTTGTGGCTAGATGTGCTGATTCAGATACTAAAAAAGCAAGAAACACCATCCTGATTCATGGGTTTCAGGTGCTGTTGTGCACAACGGTTTATGTGCAACCTCCGTTAATCAAACTCCTGGTATACTTTTTTCCTGAAGGGCTAAGTGACATAAACTTTGCGACTTTTGTTATTAACCAAGTTCTCCCTCGCTTAGGAAGTCCTATAATCTATGGATTACGTGACAAGACTTTCAGAAAGTTCTTGAAAAGGCATTTGTGTGCAGTGAACAACCTTCCAAAGATAATACGGTCGTCATAA
- the LOC113021759 gene encoding odorant receptor 131-2-like codes for MNASSGNVTVVLQYRDSFAKAVTKNLIVVFLGISIGYINANLIHTFCKHQIFYKNPRYVLFIHLVINDMVQVMLTAILFIISYTIYKLNVSVCCIFMLLALFTTENSPLNLACMAVECYIAICFPLRHVQICTVQRTLILISLIWMITTLSVLPDLFITLATEPLDFFHSRVFCLRNTVFPHPLIIQKRDITYGVFLVIVWVTIIYTYLKILFTAKTASKDAKKAKNTILLHGFQLLLCMATYAAPHLTNALQKWFPTNYTDSLFVIYVTVQILPRSISPIIYGIRDKTFRKFLKGNLLCKITVHKSDNQNR; via the exons ATGAATGCATCATCTGGCAATGTGACTGTAGTCTTACAGTATCGAGACTCATTTGCTAAAGCTGTGACCAAGAATTTGATTGTCGTGTTCCTTGGCATCTCCATCGGCTACATCAATGCCAACCTCATTCACACGTTCTGCAAACACCAG ATTTTCTACAAGAATCCCAGATATGTCCTCTTTATTCACCTGGTGATCAATGACATGGTCCAAGTGATGCTGACTGCCATCCTGTTCATCATCAGCTACACCATCTACAAACTCAATGTCTCCGTCTGCTGCATCTTTATGTTGCTCGCTCTCTTCACCACTGAAAATTCCCCTCTGAACCTGGCTTGCATGGCAGTGGAATGCTACATAGCCATCTGTTTCCCCTTGCGTCATGTTCAGATTTGCACTGTCCAAAGAACTTTAATCTTGATTAGTTTAATTTGGATGATCACAACATTGTCTGTCCTTCCTGATCTATTCATCACCTTGGCCACAGAACCCCTGGATTTTTTTCATTCTCGTGTGTTTTGTCTCAGAAACACTGTCTTTCCACATCCCCTCATCATCCAGAAGAGGGATATTACATATGGAGTGTTTCTAGTTATAGTTTGGGTTACTATCATTTACACGTACCTAAAGATCCTATTCACTGCCAAAACAGCAAGCAAAGATGCCAAGAAAGCCAAAAACACAATCCTCCTGCACGggtttcagctgctgctgtgcatgGCAACATATGCAGCTCCCCACTTAACAAATGCTCTGCAGAAATGGTTTCCTACGAATTACACTGATTCCCTCTTCGTGATCTATGTTACAGTTCAAATACTGCCACGATCCATCAGCCCCATTATCTACGGCATTCGTGACAAAACTTTTAGGAAGTTCTTGAAAGGGAATCTGTTGTGTAAAATCACTGTACATAAATCAGACAATCAAAATAGGTAA